The Flavobacterium sp. 1 genome contains the following window.
ATAAAACCTATTATAAATGAAAAATTTCTTCCTGTGTCACTGACTAATTTTTGCATTGCTTCACTTTGTTTAGGCGTTATTTCTTTTCCGCCAAACATTCCGTCTTTGTCTAGGTCATAACGATTTAAATCCCATTGATAATAAATATCGCGTAAGGCTGCATTTCCTACTATTAATAAGTAGAGTACAAAAAAAACTGTCACATTTGTCCATAGTAATTTGTTTTTACCGAATGTTAGTTTATTATAAAAAGCTATTATACAAAGTCCAATAATTGAAATAATTGTTGGTATTGCTAAGTGATATGGTATTGTTATTTCTTCCATTAAATCAATATTTTTTTGTTTAAAAATAAAAAGTACTTTGAATTTCAAAGTTTAAAATCAAAAAAAAGAGCTTAGCGTTTTTGTATTAATTTTTCAAGGGCATTGACATGATCTTGGAATGCTTTACGCCCTTCTTTGGTTGCCCTGTAGCTTGTATTTGGTTTTTTTCCTATGAATTGTTTTTCAATACCAATGTAGTTTTCTAGTTCTAAGGCTTTGGTATGACTGGCTAAGTTACCG
Protein-coding sequences here:
- a CDS encoding transcriptional regulator, with amino-acid sequence MKNIIQNINKAFDHRIRLGIMSVLMVNESADFSTLKELLGVTDGNLASHTKALELENYIGIEKQFIGKKPNTSYRATKEGRKAFQDHVNALEKLIQKR